The Gloeomargarita lithophora Alchichica-D10 genomic sequence ATGCCTATTGTGGCCTTGGTACTTTAAGTTTACCCCTAGCGCAATACGTGCAAAAAATTATTGGCCTAGAAGTCCAGCCCGCCGCCATTAAACAAGCGGAATTTAATGCGGAAATCAATGGGATTCAGAATGCTGAATTTCACTGTGGCACGGTGGAAGAATTATTGCCCAAATTGAACTTAAAACCCAATATCATTCTCCTTGACCCCCCCCGCAAAGGCTGTGACCCCAGTGTGATTGATTTTTTAGCAAAACATCCGGTGGATCGTCTGGTTTATGTCAGTTGTAATCCGGCCACATTAGCCAGGGATTTACAGCAATTATGTGCCCATCAAAGCTATGTTTTAGAACAGGTGATGCCCTTTGATTTTTTCCCCCAGACCCACCACGTCGAATCCATCAGTTTTTTACGGCGTAGCTTCTAAAACCCGAATCGCCGCCCCTACGCCACTGCCAAGGGTGAGGGGATGCCCTAGCTGATGTAATACGGATTCCAGGGCGGCAATCACCGTCAACATTTCCCGCTCTCCGGCGAAACCGAGATGCCCAATGCGAAAAATTTTGCCCTTGAGTTGATCCTGCCCACCCGCAACTGCGATGCCAAATTGTTTTTTTAACAGGCTCCGCACCTCCTCCGCCGCTATCGTAGTGGGAGCCACCGCCGTCACCGCTGGACTGGCAGATTCTACAGGACAAAGTAATGGCAAATTCCAGGCTGATACTGCCGCCTGTACCATGCCTGCTGAGCGTTCATGGCGGGTGAAAATTTGGGGTAGCCCCTCTTTTTGCATCAACTGTAAACTCTGGCGCAGGGCAAAAAACAAATTCACCGGCGGGGTGAAAGGGGTGGTATTTTTCGCACCGTCTTTTCGATAAGAACCCAAATCAAAGTAAAACTTAGGTAATTTCGCCGTTTTGGAGGCTTGCCACGCCCGCTCGCTCACCGCCACAAACCCCAGCCCCGGCGGGATCATATACCCTTTTTGGGAACCGGAGGCGACCACATCCAGCCCCCAGTCATCCACCGGCACCGAAGTTGCCCCCAGACTGGTCACCGCATCCACAATAATTAACGCCTGACCGTGGGCTTTGACATGACGATTAATCGCCTCCAAATCATTGATTACCCCGGTAGAGGTTTCGCTATGGGTAATAATCACCGCTTTAATGGTTTTGTCTCGATCAGCGGTAAGTTTAGTCGCAAAATCATTAGGATTTAACGGTTGACCCCAGGGGGCTGTTATCGTTTCCACCTGGAGTTGAAAGGCTTGGCAGAGTTCCGTCCACCGCTCCCCAAATTTGCCATTACAACCACACAATACCCGGTCGCCAGGGCTAAGAAAATTGATAATCCCCGCTTCCATTGCCCCGGTGCCAGAGGCGGTCAAAATCAGCACATCGCCGGTGGTTTGGTGGAGCCATTGCAACCCCGCCGTCACTTCTCCCATGAGGGTGCTAAATTCGCCGCTCCGATGGCCGATGGGATGTTGTGCCATCGCCTGTAACACGGATTCAGGTACGAGGGTCGGGCCGGGGATCAAAAGCAGGGAACGGTCAGTCATAGTTGACGCTTTGCAGTTTTGTTTAACCACTCGTTATCTCAATTTAATTAGTTGAGCATTAGGTGGGTAATTTAGCATACCACGCCGACCGACAACCGGCGGTTAATGATGCCACACCGAATGGGTAGGGCGGGATGGCACTGTGTTAGCCCTGGCATGGGTTTTGGTTCGTTGCTGGGCAGATAGATTGGGTGGTTAGGGATGTTATGGGTATTTGTGAAACGTGTAGATACAAATAAGACGGTTAAACCCCGCTCTAGCATGGGCTTGTAGGACTTAATGAGACGGTCTAAGATGGGTTTGGGATGGAGAATAGGAGATTCGAACTCCTGACCTCTGCGGTGCGATCGCAGCGCTCTACCAACTGAGCTAATTCCCCCGGCACCGCAACGGTGCGAGTGGCCAAAGGCCAGGCTTCGCCAACGCAACGGCTCTACCAACTGAGCTAATTCCCCGAAGGCACCGCAGAGGTGCGAGTGGCCAAAGGCCAGGCTTCGCCAACGCAACGGCTCTACCAACTGAGCTAATTCCCCGGCACCGCAACGGTGCGAGTGGCCAAAGGCCAGGCTTCGCCAACGCAACGGCTCTACCAACTGAGCTAATTCCCCCGGCACCGCAACGGTGCGAGTGGCCAAAGGCCAGGCTTCGCCAACGCAACGGCTCTACCAACTGAGCTAATTCCCCCGGCACCGCAACGGTGCGAGTGGCCAAAGGCCAGGCTTCGCCAACGCAGCGCTCTACCAACTGAGCTAATTCCCCCTAAGCACCGCAATGAAATGAACTCCTTTCGAGAGGCATTTTTTATCATAGCGGTTCTGGATGAAATTCCGCTTTCAAATCCCGCCCCATGAGTTCCACCACCGCCTGCTGGGGGTTGATGTGCCCCTGGAGTAAAGCGTCCACCTGCTGGGCAATCGGTACCCGCAGTCCCCGCTGGTCAGCCATTTGCACCAAAACCTGGGTGGTATTCACCCCTTCCACGGTGGTCTGCAATTCCTGTAGCATGACCGCCAAGGACTTACCCTGCGCCAACCCATAACCGAGGCGATAATTGCGGCTCAAGGGACTATTGCAGGTCGCCAACAAATCCCCCAACCCTGAAAGTCCATACAATGTATAAGTATTTGCTCCCAAGTCCACCGCCACCCGCACCATTTCCGCCAGGGCACGGGTAATTAAACTGGCCTTGGCATTGGCACCCAAATTCAGGCCATCACAGACCCCGGCGGCAATTGCCATCACATTTTTCAACGCCCCCCCCAACTCGGTGCCCAGGGGGTCATTGTTGGTATAAACCCGCAATCGCTCGGAGGCCAAAACCTGCTGTACCCGTTGCGCCGCCGATGTCTCTACACTGGCCGCTACCGTCGCCGCTGGTAACCCCTGGGCAATCTCCGCCGCCAAATTTGGGCCGGAAAGTGCCACCACCCCATGACCGGGAAACGCCCTTTGCCATGCCTGGGCAGGGGTACGGTAATTGCCGGGAAGTAAGCCTTTTGTTGTACTAACAATAATCATTCCTGAGGGCAGAGCCGTTAGCCTCTGTATCACGGGCAATACCCCAGCCACGGATACGGCCACCACCAGCATCGTGGCGGGTTGGACAATCTCCTCAAGATTTCCCCCCTGCCGCCGCGACCAAACCCGTACCGGATAACCGTTGTCCCGGATCAGTGCCGCCAGCAGGGAACCCCAGACACCGCCGCCCAAAACCGCCACCACTTCTGGGTTCATCGGACTAACTGCTGAATTAGACGCGTTACTTGGGCAAAGCCATCTTTATCCCCCTGTTTTTGGAATAACTGAGCCGCCTGTTGCCACGCCTCAATCGCCTCTTGCCGTTCCCCCAACGCCCGATGTACCACCCCTTTTTGGGCATAGGCGGGTGCCATCTGCGGGTCGAACCGGGTGGCCTTGTCCAAATCCGCTAGGGCTTGGCGGTATTCTTTCATGGCTAACCAGGTGCTTCCCCGTTGGTAATACCCTGGGGCAAACTCCGGTTGCTTCTGTAAAATTGCATTACAATCAGCTAGGGCGGCCTGGTAATTTCCTTGTAGCCGGTGCGCCTTGGCTCGATTGATATAGGCATCGGTGAAAT encodes the following:
- a CDS encoding pyridoxal-phosphate-dependent aminotransferase family protein — encoded protein: MTDRSLLLIPGPTLVPESVLQAMAQHPIGHRSGEFSTLMGEVTAGLQWLHQTTGDVLILTASGTGAMEAGIINFLSPGDRVLCGCNGKFGERWTELCQAFQLQVETITAPWGQPLNPNDFATKLTADRDKTIKAVIITHSETSTGVINDLEAINRHVKAHGQALIIVDAVTSLGATSVPVDDWGLDVVASGSQKGYMIPPGLGFVAVSERAWQASKTAKLPKFYFDLGSYRKDGAKNTTPFTPPVNLFFALRQSLQLMQKEGLPQIFTRHERSAGMVQAAVSAWNLPLLCPVESASPAVTAVAPTTIAAEEVRSLLKKQFGIAVAGGQDQLKGKIFRIGHLGFAGEREMLTVIAALESVLHQLGHPLTLGSGVGAAIRVLEATP
- a CDS encoding NAD(P)H-dependent glycerol-3-phosphate dehydrogenase, translating into MNPEVVAVLGGGVWGSLLAALIRDNGYPVRVWSRRQGGNLEEIVQPATMLVVAVSVAGVLPVIQRLTALPSGMIIVSTTKGLLPGNYRTPAQAWQRAFPGHGVVALSGPNLAAEIAQGLPAATVAASVETSAAQRVQQVLASERLRVYTNNDPLGTELGGALKNVMAIAAGVCDGLNLGANAKASLITRALAEMVRVAVDLGANTYTLYGLSGLGDLLATCNSPLSRNYRLGYGLAQGKSLAVMLQELQTTVEGVNTTQVLVQMADQRGLRVPIAQQVDALLQGHINPQQAVVELMGRDLKAEFHPEPL